The Nicotiana tabacum cultivar K326 chromosome 5, ASM71507v2, whole genome shotgun sequence sequence tgcttattggtgcacgtattgtgcaagttgtggcttaggcttgcattgatgtgtcatgtcaccagagtagtgtaTTGGATTAGAGGAGACCgctgggatcattaatgaatatgaAGGGGTTCGATTTCATCATATCGGAGGGATAATATCGagcttcggctcagaaatttgctatggtatttgccaaaggagaagtggcttcaggaatggttgatctgagaaatggttgtGGCTTACTGTGTGTTTCacttatcattggcagtatatgaaagtgttggaatgagattttagttgataagaggttttctaccggtattcggttgttgtgggcagctgctgtgaataTAAGTTATCGATACAAGCGTTTGAGTTATTTGGTTTATCATGAAATGGCATccgaggttgcaggtatggttggttacagctggttcgggcttattcacagtataaattgagattctgatcgtattgaggattttagaagtggaaatgtggttctatggtttatgggctagattgggttgtgaaatttcagttacaatgtgttatcggacctatatgagatagggtgacatgggatcacccccgggtatgtgcatggtaaaaTTATTCAGCggttggttggcttttggaacaactcggGTCACTTTTGAGGaagaatgtatgtttaagtgggggagtatgtaacgacccgaccagccgttttgagcttttgcactttgatcgccagttttcgggcatgacttgccccgtgtgatgtgttatgatttatgtaaatcattggttttggttttcagagtAGTCGGAACGAATTTGGAAGAAAAcagttctcagttgaagcttgaaatttgaaaggtttgaccaagatttgacttgtttgtatatgatctcggatcgaaatttttattatttggttagctccgttaggtgatttgtgacttaagaGCGCGAtcgaaatgggttttggagttgtagagaagacttaggcttgaattggcgaaattgagatttcggcgttttcccggttgatgggtgagattttgatatagaggtcggaatggaattccaagagttgcggtagcttcgttgtatcatttgggatgtgtggacgagatttgatagactttttgttcgaaagcataatttaagagttcttggagttcttagacctgaatcctatgttaaattggtgatttgatgttgttgtgagcgttccgaagtttttaacaagtttgaacaatgtcatggggtgtgttggtacaattggtttgaagttccgggtaggttccgggatgatttaggccgaaaatcatagctgtagcaggtctagaagggttgcaggcctcggaacccacctgcgcggtccgcacaaaaagaagtgcggccatGGTATGtgctgtgcagaccgcacaaaatgaagtgcggccgcggtaggtgctgtgtggaccgcacaaaatgcagtgcggccgcggtggggaacatttcactggtcctatttcagaagctcatatcttttgatttataaaagaattttgagatgattcaaaaacgaaagttgtagctcttcatGTCTAGGttccataaaggtaaagatatctcaatttggacatctgtagcaaaagttatggccaaaatactaaagcatgtcactgtaGAGGAAAGCATGTtcggccgcggtcatttttgtgtggaccgcactggttttgtgcggaccgcggtcgatttgtgcggtccgtggaggTGAAAATCTGtagggtactctataaatacgatcttttgtgttttatttgatattttgacctagagagcttggattttggctatttttcgaaggtttttcaacaaattaatctgggtaagtgattctaactcagatttggctagaatacatgaatctatcattgaattcatcatttaattcgtgatttgggatggaatttaggaagaaaacttgtggaatcttccaaaaatataaaatgataatttgaaggaccaaatggtatcggaattagataatttttgtatggttagactcgtgagagtataaggattttagttttgtgaattttgtcaaattctgaGATGTGAGCCCGGGGTCGGATTAGACCAATTTcgggaattttgtggtaatttgattatttttgagtgggatttgttcccttagcacattttgatgattttgtactgatttcggctagatttggagcatccggaggccgatttgagaggcaaaggaatcgcgggctagagttcggaccggatagaggtgaataatgattttaaatgatgttctgagggttagaaaccccggattgcacatcgtagtgctatattgaggtgagacacacgtttgacgacgagtgtggggtcgtgtactattggggattgtgacttggtccgtcccgattgatgattttaccacgtatttgactgaaacttatttgttatcatcatgatttaggctgattgccatatttgggcttcgtgacaactatttgaacccttcggggatatttattactatttcctcactgctttgacttattaattgaactcactcatgttattttccactgttttactactcagccatttttactccgttttgagacttaaatgatattttaaatgatgttttgggctgagaaatactattttactaatgcccgaggggcttgtgagtatgtTTGACTGAATAAGgacgagggcctagttgtgaggaaacactgatactgatttgaggtcgagggcctgagatatgtacgccacgaggtggcttgttgatattgtttatgaggcctAGGGCTTGAGatatatatgccacgaggtggcttgactgatatgaggccgagggtctagatttgatgccacgagatggcttgatattgcgcttgggccgtaaggggcccctcccggagtctgtaaacccccagtgagcgcgggtacccattgtgatgtgagagatagcccgaggggctgatattattctatgtgatagcccgaggggctggtattgttctgagatatttcccgaggggcggagttgttgacattgtgcccgagggacgAACCTTAAtttgtttatctttcatatttgcttgtcattttacctgttaaactatggtattgtgcccgaggggtgaatTTCTGTGCTTCTCTGCACTAACTATTTTGCATTCATTTATGTAACCGttgaaaaagccattttcaaagaagttaaATTGGGCTACGATGTTTTAAGAGATTTACAGCTTCACTGatttcttactggtttttgaactgcttctatacagtATCTTGATATGCTTttcgtgatttcttgccttcagtctttatttatatttgttattcactgagttggagtactcactttactccctgcaccttgtgtgcagattcaggtatttatacacccggtagcaggttttggctgatcggaggcagagtcatcagagttcagcaaggtagctgccggcgttcgtagcacttcttttctctctttatttcattagtctgtatttgtacacctCATACCTTTAGTTGtattataccctagtagatgctcgtgacttgtgacaccatggTTAGGGTCGTGTCGGGCTGGATTTCCGTATTGTTATCTATGTTTCTGGTATTCAGTAATATGTAAACCATGTTTAGACTATATTTGTGTTGATTAACTATTTTAAAAGGCGAATAGGGTTGAACTGACTAGCCTTGTCTTCAAAAGAGCCACCATCACGACtaggttcggggttagggtcgtgacagatatcAACTTGTAGAGTATAGTACAACATGAGATAGGTCTAAACTTCGATACTTTTGAAGGGTTCTTCACTTTAGGAATGAGAGTAATAGTAGTACAATTTATCGGTTCATGCATACTTCCCGTTGAGAAGAACTCCAAAACAGCCTTaataatgtcttctcctacaacTGACCAagcttttttgaaaaatacagCATTGTAGCCATCATACCCCCGGTGCCTTCAAGTCATTTATATCCTTCAAATCTTGGACTACTTCTTCTTTTGTGACTGGTGCAACAAGGCAGAGTTGTTGTTGTCTATCCAACCTATTGCCTTCCTTCATAATATTAGGATTTATAACAGGTAATTGAGCTGCTGCAATGCCCAATAATTTGCTATAGAATGTAGTAATCTCCTCATTAATAACATCTTGAGTTTGCAGCAAAACACCATCTTCACTTATCAAATGTCTTATCTTATTTTGATTCACCCTATTCTTCATATTAGCAAAGAAAAAAGCACTGTTTGAGTCCCCCAATTTCAACCATTGTACTCGTGATTTCTGCCTGAGAATGCTTTCCTCAATAGAATCTCATTTTCCAACTGTTTTTTGATATCCCTTTCCTGTTCAAAAATATAGTTGGTTGTGATCATGACATCTCATTTGTGCTTGAATCTCtgttaattgttgtctcaaggtCTTGATCCTCATATTCACCCCTTTATATTCCTTTGTGTTAGATCTGTTTCAGCTCCTCTTTCAATCTTTTCAGTCTCATCCATATCCTATTCATCCAGCTTCCTCCCATAGGAATTTCCCATGCATCTTTGACAACCTTCAGGAAATTGCTATGTTCAGCAATACAATTGAGGAATCTAAAGGTTTTTGGTCCTTTAAATGTCACCTCATCCAAAGATATACATAAATGAGAGTGATCCGAAAGATTTGGATCCATGACAATAACCTCCTTTTGTGGAAATCTGAGCATCCATTCTGAATTTACTATGGCCCTATCAATTTTGCTAAATACATGGCTGTTTGTCCATGTAAACCATCTCCCAATAtatctcatttcattcatgtTAGTATCCTCCATATAGTCATTGAAATCTTTAATTTCCATCTCATGTACTAGTGCGCCACCTTATCTATCTTCAATGTGTGACATGGTATTGAAATCACCCATAATTAGCCAAGCCTCCATTTGCTTCTGATTCAACTTTCTTAGATCCTCCCACATCTTCTTCATGTCTTCAATGGTATGCAACCCATTTATGGCAGTAAAACTAAACCTCAAGTTTAGTCTCTGAGCAGTAACTACCCCATGTTTATATTGATCTGACATACTCTCCATAGTATAAATAATATAGTTAGGATCCCAAATTATCCATATTCGACCTCTGTTACTATAGCTATATTTATGATGCCAATCCCAACTCCTTGCTATTT is a genomic window containing:
- the LOC142180867 gene encoding uncharacterized protein LOC142180867, whose amino-acid sequence is MEIKDFNDYMEDTNMNEMRYIGRWFTWTNSHVFSKIDRAIVNSEWMLRFPQKEVIVMDPNLSDHSHLCISLDEVTFKGPKTFRFLNCIAEHSNFLKVVKDAWEIPMGGSWMNRIWMRLKRLKEELKQI